One Amblyomma americanum isolate KBUSLIRL-KWMA chromosome 8, ASM5285725v1, whole genome shotgun sequence DNA window includes the following coding sequences:
- the LOC144100713 gene encoding uncharacterized protein LOC144100713 gives MSVRIANPFDSDRARHDAASAASDSATPAVARLLAQMQTEPVVAASAAVNGTEDPDDLQDFLYEGSTELVSLCCQGEFDELLPPPRQSTPQSPGPAAHPTTGFDVPDASTATPTRVNRRRTALEDELQAHLEAVAEEKTTSEKNTSSACA, from the exons ATGTCGGTGCGAATCGCCAACCCTTTCGACAGCGACCGCGCACGACACGACGCAGCCAGCGCAGCATCTGATTCAGCGACACCAGCTGTAGCTCGGCTTTTGGCGCAGATGCAAACGGAGCCGGTCGTTGCCGCAAGCGCTGCGGTCAATGGAACCGAAG ATCCCGATGACCTGCAGGATTTCCTGTATGAAGGGAGCACTGAGCTTGTGTCTCTCTGCTGCCAGGGAGAGTTTGATGAGCTGTTGCCGCCACCACGCCAGTCAACCCCACAATCACCTGGACCGGCGGCACATCCCACCACTGGCTTCGACGTACCAGACGCCAGTACAGCAACCCCAACAAGAGTCAACCGACGCCGCACAGCACTTGAAGACGAGCTGCAGGCACACCTCGAAGCAGTGGCGGAAGAGAAAACAACAAGCGAAAAGAACACCTCCTCCGCATGCGCATGA